A portion of the Streptomyces platensis genome contains these proteins:
- a CDS encoding alpha/beta fold hydrolase, whose protein sequence is MQQFIDAAPGVRLWTEQRGAADAAPLLLVMGAQASGLGWPEPLVDALAAQHRVIRYDHRDTGRSTWSFEERPYRIADLADDVIAVLDGLGIDRAHIVGMSLGGMLAQMVLADHPDRLLSATLIGTMALSTTHCTRPDGSTIPADALPGISPEVLELWSRPVEDHGPAAEVERRIEHWRVLAGGHLPFDDDYFRAFEHRVIAHTGHHRVGTAHGSAEHDGMLRTDRLARNEVPTLVVSAPADPVFPPPHPQHLAQCIRGAELVEIPGMGHALPPAVHAPLATAILTHTGAVAVA, encoded by the coding sequence ATGCAGCAGTTCATCGACGCCGCCCCCGGGGTCCGCCTGTGGACCGAGCAGCGCGGTGCCGCCGACGCGGCCCCGCTGCTGCTGGTCATGGGTGCCCAGGCGAGCGGCCTCGGCTGGCCGGAGCCGCTGGTCGACGCGCTGGCCGCACAGCACCGGGTCATCCGCTACGACCACCGCGACACCGGCCGCTCCACCTGGTCCTTCGAGGAACGGCCGTACCGGATCGCCGATCTCGCCGATGACGTGATCGCGGTCCTGGACGGGCTGGGCATCGACCGGGCTCATATCGTCGGCATGTCATTGGGCGGCATGCTCGCCCAGATGGTGCTCGCCGACCACCCCGACCGACTGCTCAGCGCCACTCTCATCGGCACCATGGCCCTCAGCACCACCCACTGCACCCGCCCCGACGGCAGCACGATTCCGGCCGACGCGCTGCCGGGCATCTCGCCCGAGGTCCTGGAGCTGTGGTCCCGTCCGGTCGAGGATCACGGCCCGGCGGCCGAAGTGGAGCGCCGGATCGAACACTGGCGCGTACTCGCCGGTGGCCATCTCCCCTTCGATGACGACTACTTCCGCGCCTTCGAGCACCGCGTCATCGCACACACGGGACACCACCGGGTGGGCACCGCACACGGCAGTGCGGAGCACGACGGCATGCTCCGCACGGACCGGCTCGCCCGGAACGAGGTACCGACCCTGGTGGTCAGCGCCCCCGCCGACCCGGTCTTCCCGCCGCCGCACCCCCAGCATCTGGCCCAGTGCATCCGGGGCGCGGAACTCGTCGAGATCCCGGGCATGGGACACGCACTCCCGCCCGCCGTCCACGCACCACTGGCCACGGCGATCCTGACCCACACGGGAGCGGTGGCGGTGGCCTGA
- a CDS encoding dicarboxylate/amino acid:cation symporter, producing MSPSAETSESAPAPQRPTSSRIPKIPFWVQILTGLALGVLLGWVAKSGDVGWLTTTLQHIGDLFVQLLKLAVAPLVFFAILVSITNLRQVNNAARLASRTLLWFMVTSLIAVAIGLAIGLLSNPGAGTGLTPKDGKLPDHAGSWIDFLTGIVPTDIITPFTELNVLQIVFMAAVAGIAALQLGEKAEPVLAISRSVLELLQKALWWVIRLAPIGTVGLIGNAIATYGWNLIGKYATFTVDIYVGCAIVLFGVYPLLLSTVAKVNPLQFFRGAWPAIQLAFVSRSSVGTMPVTQQVTQRLGVPREYASFAVPFGSTTKMDGCASIYPAIAAIFIAQIFDVQLSIGDYLLIAFVSVIGSAATAGLTGATVMLTLTLSTLGLPLEGVGLLMAIDPILDMMRTATNVAGQAVIPILVSAREKILDREAYNGARSISPDTAGVEEAEAHVSVPAPAAA from the coding sequence TTGTCCCCGTCCGCCGAGACTTCCGAGTCCGCACCGGCGCCGCAGCGCCCCACGTCCTCCCGCATACCGAAGATCCCGTTCTGGGTGCAGATCCTGACCGGCCTCGCCCTGGGCGTGCTGCTCGGCTGGGTCGCCAAGAGCGGTGACGTCGGCTGGCTCACCACCACGCTCCAGCACATCGGCGACCTCTTCGTCCAGCTGCTGAAGCTGGCCGTGGCGCCCCTGGTCTTCTTCGCGATCCTGGTGTCGATCACCAACCTGCGGCAGGTCAACAACGCCGCCCGGCTCGCCTCCCGCACCCTGCTGTGGTTCATGGTCACCTCGCTGATCGCCGTCGCGATCGGCCTGGCGATCGGCCTGCTCAGCAACCCCGGCGCGGGCACCGGCCTGACCCCCAAGGACGGCAAGCTCCCCGATCACGCGGGCTCCTGGATCGACTTCCTGACCGGCATCGTTCCCACCGACATCATCACGCCGTTCACCGAGCTGAACGTCCTCCAGATCGTCTTCATGGCCGCCGTCGCCGGTATCGCGGCGCTCCAGCTCGGCGAGAAGGCCGAGCCGGTCCTCGCGATCAGCCGCTCGGTGCTGGAGCTGCTCCAGAAGGCCCTGTGGTGGGTCATCCGCCTCGCCCCGATCGGCACCGTCGGCCTCATCGGCAACGCCATCGCGACGTACGGCTGGAACCTCATCGGCAAGTACGCGACCTTCACCGTCGACATCTACGTCGGCTGCGCGATCGTCCTCTTCGGCGTCTACCCGCTGCTGCTGTCGACCGTCGCCAAGGTCAACCCGCTCCAGTTCTTCCGCGGCGCCTGGCCCGCCATCCAGCTGGCCTTCGTCTCCCGCTCCTCGGTCGGCACCATGCCGGTCACCCAGCAGGTCACCCAGCGCCTCGGCGTGCCGCGTGAGTACGCCTCCTTCGCGGTGCCGTTCGGCTCGACGACCAAGATGGACGGCTGCGCCTCGATCTACCCGGCGATCGCCGCGATCTTCATCGCCCAGATCTTCGACGTCCAGCTGAGCATCGGCGACTACCTCCTGATCGCCTTCGTCTCCGTCATCGGCTCCGCCGCCACCGCCGGCCTGACCGGCGCCACGGTCATGCTGACGCTGACCCTCTCCACCCTGGGCCTCCCCCTGGAGGGCGTCGGCCTGCTGATGGCCATCGACCCGATCCTGGACATGATGCGCACCGCCACCAACGTGGCCGGTCAAGCAGTCATCCCGATCCTGGTCTCCGCCCGGGAGAAGATCCTCGACCGTGAGGCCTACAACGGGGCGCGGAGCATCTCCCCGGACACGGCCGGTGTTGAGGAAGCAGAAGCACACGTCTCCGTACCGGCACCGGCTGCCGCCTGA